One Mus musculus strain C57BL/6J chromosome 2, GRCm38.p6 C57BL/6J genomic window, tacacatctgtaatcccagcacactcagggaactgaggcagaaggatcacacgTTTAagactaacctgggctacagagtgagtccagggcTAACCTAAGCAACCTAGGAGATTCTCTAAATGTTTAAACACTAAACAGAGAGCTAGATACATGGGTTAGTGGTGGTACATATGCCAAACAAGCATGAGACTCTGGGTACAACCAGGACACAAGAGAAATGGGTCTAGAGCCAGGAAGTTACGTCATCAGGGTAAAGGAGCCCAGGACCTTCCTCTTGCTCTACTTCCAGGCTGTTGTAAGGTGAATAATGGTCACTACCACATGGCTCTGCCATGTTCTATTTTGCCACAGGGTTAAGAAATGGCCAAGCAACCAAGAAGGGCAACTTCCAAAACCCtaaatcaaaataaatctttccttcttttactttatttgtggaagtgtgtgtgcatgtgagtctaGGTGCCtgtgggagccagaagagggcatcagatccccaggagcCACTTATCAGCTGGTCCTAAGCTACCCACCACAggggctaggaactgaacttggatcctctgaaagagcagtaagtgctcttaacagctaagccatctctccagacctgttTTTTCCCACTTCAAAGTTGTCCAACTCATGTATTCTGCCACAGCAAAGAAAGACTGACTAACAACACATCATGGGCAAAGCTATTGTGGGCGGGCTTATGCAAGCCCAGCTGTCAATCACCTGACAAATTAAactacagaaaaacagaaaaattgtGCATAGCAAACCAACAGATAAAAACAGTAACCCTTGGCTGTGGGTGAAACCCAGTGGTAGAGCTCTGGCCCAGCATatgagaggccctgggttcaatccctggtaccacagaggaagaaaaagaagggaggatgaggagaaagaataACTCCAAAGTCAAAAGATTATAATCCTTGTAATGTCAgccctccagaggctgaggcaggagaattgcaagttcaaggctaccgACCAAGCATGGAAggggtggaggaagagagagagggacagggagatggtGAGACTGCTGCAGACTCAGTGGTACGGCAGCTCTACAAGCTGGCAGGAAGTGGGAAATATCTGCTTACCCTGAAGGCAGTGAGGTAGATCCCTGTGGTGACAAAATGAGAGGCTCTTAGGTTTGACTGCTTGGTCCCTGATTGGTGGACCTGTTTTTGGGGAGGGCTAGGGGGTGTGGTCTTAGTGAAGGTGAGTCactgggcatgggctttgaggtttcaaaggtttcaatttgctttctctgtgtcaGGCTTGTGggtcaagatgtaagctctcggCTAtcgctccagcaccatgcctgcctgtctgctgccatgctccctgccatggtggAATGAACTCACCCTTTGAAACCGTAAGcttaataaactctttcttctataagttgccttggtcatggtgtctcttcacagcagtagaaaataaCCAAACAGTCCTCATCTCTGAAGGGCACCTGCCAAGTGTCAGCACCTCGCATCTCTCCCAAGCAGACTACTGTCTTCTAGGCATTAGACCAGGAGACATACACAGAGTGGCTTCAGGGACACCCAAAGGTGTTTCTCACAACACTAAAAGCATTCCAAAATAGGCCTACAGCTACATCTTGGTGATGGTATTATTGGTTGTGTAATTCTCTCTAAATGTTCATAATATTACTTCATAGTGACAAAAACTcaggccaggtgtgatggcacttgcctttaatcccaacactctgaagACAGAGGCGAGTGGATCTGtgtaagtttgaggtcaggctcATTTATATAACAAGTCTCTAGGGGTTTCTCCTGTCAGATCCCTGGCACTCTCTAATCATTTCCTCTGCCTTATCAGACAGGGTGAGTGCCTAGGGCCGGGGGTGAGCCTGGCTTGTTCCCTGACATGATCAATACAGAATCTCCAGACATgtctaaaaagtaaaagaaaactagGGAGATTTCCGACATCACATACAGTGTGCCACAGAGCCAAGAAATTCCACTGTATAATCCTGACCGCGTTGGCGGAAGCTAGTCCTATCCCACCTGTTCCTAAGACCACTGGTGTGAATGTGGAGCAAGGTCACCCTGCATGACTCCTGTTGCTTAGTTCTCCTCAGCCTCAGGGTTCCTATCTTTAAGCACACTCTAAGATCTGGCTAAAGTGGGGAGAGGGGGCATTGTGCATAGACATATAGAAGCGTTCTACAATGTAAAGGGACTTGGGTAGCCCAGAAGGCCCCGCGGTGTCCAGAGCAGGCAAACTAAGCACAATCTTGAGCTGGGTGCAAACTGCAGGCAAGGAAGCACACCTTTGCTGTGTTTGAGGATAGGAAGGGCAACTGTGAGCAGATGCCAGGCACGCGGGGGCCACTGGATCTGGACCAAAAAGAAGGTATGTGCGAGGGTCCGGCCGCCCTCCTTCTCTTCACGGCCACGCCTCTCGCCGTGGCCAACTTGCCGACGCGCGCGACCTCCTGAACCCCTGGGCTGCGCACGCTCTCGGCGCCCGGAGCTGCGCCAGGCCCCGGGTGGGAGGACAAGGAGGGTCCCCGCGCAGGCTCCGAGTCCCGCGGGCGCCGCGGCCGTTTCCAAGCTGCCCCATGCGCTCCTCCCGCGCGCCGTGCGTGTCCGAGCGCGGGCGCTCGCAGTGCAGGTGGGCGCGCTCTCGCGGGCGGGGGTCCGGCCGGGCCGCGCGCCTCCCCCGGAACTCGGCCGTGCCATTCCCATGATGCCCAGCCACCGGGCACGGCTTCCGGAGCGCGGTCGCCGCCGCCGCGGGTAGGTGGCGGGAGAGACGgcccggggtggggggtgggggtcgcCCCGCCCCTCGCCGCGCCGGCCCCGCCCTCCTTTCCCGCGCTCCCACGGCGCGCCGGGCCCCTGAGTCCCCGCGGGACTCCGCGGTGGCTGCGGGCGCCCGACCGAGGGAGGGCGGGGCGGGAGTGTCCGTGCTTCCCCGCTCTCCGGGCCCGGCGCCTCCCGGGACGCGGGGCGCAGGGCGGGCAGCTGGGCTGGCTTCGTGGTGCAGGCCGCGGCGTGCAGGGTCCGGATCGGGTTGGTGGCTGAGGCTGGTGTTATCACGGGAGAGGGTCCCGGCCCCCGGGAGGCGCCTCTCGCGGATGCCTGGCGCTTGTTGCGCCCTGCGTTCCTCGAGAGCCAGCGGGCGCCGGGCGGGCCCAGGTGTGGCTCAGGTGAGGGGCGGGCTCCCGGTCACTGAGGCCGGCCTGGCCTTCAAGGCTGCCTTCTCGACCTGCCACGAACAGCTTCGAGACTCCCGGATTCCCTAAGCCTGGGATCCCAGAAAATTACTCGggggggatggatggatgggggcaCAGACCAGCCGGAGGCCCTGCCACTGACTGGAGAAGGGTTGGCATTAACCTGCTGAAGACCAGACTGCGGCTCCCTCTCAGACAgtgagaagagcagtcagtactcagGCAGCAGGGGGATCTGTCTCCCCTTGCTTCCAGCACTGTGCACAGGGATTGGCAGTCACAACAATTTTTCTGGGGGCCGAATCTTGTCAGCACCTCTGGCTCCTAAGGACCAAATCTTACCCACACCCACTTTAAGTTGGAGTACAGGGCCCTCTACATCATAAGTTAAGTGCAGAGTccatgctgggggggggggggcagagaggggTGATGATTGTACCCACAACCACCCTGGAAACCTGATTCCCAGAGCCTCCAGTTTAAAGCCCCAATTCTGGCTTCAGCTCACATTTCTAACTGTGAAGTTCATGGTTCTCCAGAGTGACAGCTCCCAAGATTGACCAGGTAGCTGGACCAACAACCATTAAGACTGTCAGAGGAGCTCAGTTCTGGGTCCATCGTTATAAGCTGTGAGCAGGTGAGTGGAAATAAACTGATTTATTCCCTCGGCTCTGCACCTGCTGTCATGTTAAGATATTAATGTTACTCACCCCATcccaccctgccctgccccaACGGGGAAAGCACTTTTTGTTGTGTTTACTTTGGTGGGTTGAGACAGCATCAAGTAGCCCAGATACTGTCTTTGAACTAGATAAGGAACCAgtactagccttgaactcctgatcctctggccTTCACCTGAGATTAAGGCATGCATACCCCACCACACCCTACTCGATTCAGACCCTTCACAGTTAAGCCCTGCAAATGTTACGTGATTTCTATAGTATTGCAGTTTGAACACCACCTACAGCAAAGAAGCGGTAGGTCCTCCAGCCAGTGAAAGCAGTTACTCTTCCCTTTAGTTCCCACTGCCTTGTGCCTGTGGGGAGTCTCAGGAAAGCAAAGTGATTGTTGAGGATGGCCAGGATGTGAGCTCGGGTAGCTGGTAGAGGAAAGCACCCTCCATCCTGCGGCTCTCACTAGAGGGGAGGCAAATCAGCCACAGTTAGTGTAGTTGGTGTCAGGGCAAGTTTTTCCTCAACTTGTCAAGCCTTTCTTTACATTAAGGACATATCataacagaaaaaatatttataagcCATGATCAGTTTCTAAATTAGATGTTACTGATGATAATCCTGGTAGTAAAtgctggtttatttatttgtttatttatttagacagttTGGTCTCACTAGAGACCCCTGGCTaagccaggaactcactatgcatagaccaggctatcctggtGCTTGGACTaaaagtgtacaccaccatgtccagccctCACACGGCCGACTTTAAAAGCTGGTAGAAGATGCTTTGAAGTGCAAGCCGAGCAGTGAAGACCTCACCTGGAAGCCTTGCAGAGCATCAGCCTACACCTGAGACTTACAAGTAAttacaatagatttttttttatactagtttaactctttttttttttttaagatttatttatttattatatgtaagttcactgtagctgtcttcagacactccagaagagggcatcagatcttgttacagatggttgtgagccaccatgtggttgctgggatttgaactccggaccttcggaagagcagtcgggtgctcttacccactgagccatctcaccagccccactagTTTAACTCTTAAAGCACACATTGGTAATCACCATGAGTTGCCGCTGCATCTTCAGTGACCTCTCCATTTGTTGCCTGTCGCTCTGAGCAGATTTTGGTCTAGATGCCCAGCCCCACCTCTTAGGGAAGGGATTTCAGTATGTCTACAGCACATCCCAGCCTGTCAGAAAGGCAGGTCCTGATTAAGTACATAGAAGTAAAGCAAACCGAAGGTCAGGCTCTGCTCTATGGCCTTGGGTTAGAGGTGGAACAGCCTTCCATGCCTTCCCTTGGAGGAACTCAGGTCTCTGTCCTTCAGCCTTGCAGGTgctcctcaatctctgggaggcAGAAGGGCATCAGAGAAGCCTGGAGGAATTGAGAGCTGTACAGAGCAGCTGGCATTTTTCCGTGTGACCCAGTGCCTCTTAGATTAGGCTCCTCTTAGGATGACTCTGTGAACTTTCTTAGTGTTCCTGACACCAGCCTAGCTGATATGTAGAGACCTGGCTCTAACCACATAGGCACGTGACACTTCACAGTGTCCTCGGCCTCCAAGCTGGCAAGCCCATGATCTGTCTACACACCACACAGTCCTTTCTCCAGGCCTACCCACATGATAGGACCACCAAAATTTTCATGCTAATTGGGCAAAATTGGTGTCAGCCTTTGAGTAGCAGCTGTCAAATACACATTTGACATTTTTCACATGAAACAGCATAAGGAAGGCAATTCTGAAAAAAAGGCTCGAGGAAGTGTGTTCTGAGTCTGTCATATGGTGCAGCTTTGATCATATTTATTGGTCATTTCCAGAGAGGATCCACCCATAAAGTCCTACTTACCTGTGTGTTGTCATTCTTCTTAAAGCACAGACAAGCATTTCTAGACTGCTGTGGCTTCTGATAACACTGGGAGGTAAATGACGTCTCCTTTGTCCTCCTCTTACGGAAAAGTGCGAAcccagaagggaaaggaaagagctgCTGGAGTTTgcactttgtttttttaactgagTCTTCCACCTACAGGGCGGAAGTGACTCCTAGAACTGCTCACAAAACTGACACCTAAGAGGCTGGCATAAGCCACTCCAGTCAACGAGACATTAGGTTGTAGTGGCGTGATTATTTGCTGATGTCACTGCTCAGCTCTACCCTTCCTTATGCTCTCTCTGTTCCCAGGATGTGAAACAGGCTGACCCATAAGCCCTGCCTCTCAGCACCCAGCCTGCCTGCTAGGATGTTCCTCATGAACGCCCCTCCAGTGGTGGCGCTCCAGTCCAGATGGGAGGCCTTTGGGCAGCCCAGGagcttctgcctcccagactGCTTCTCTGAGGCTAAAGAGGACGGCTCCAGGGCTTCCGTGAGCGCCAGGGTCCAGATGCTCATCAGCACGCTTCAGAGGGACGAGGCTGCCCTGGGCATGGGCCATGAGCGTCTCACCCAAAGAGGCCAACGTGCAGAGAGGTCCCGGGACACGAGGCTGGCCCCCAAGCCTGCTGTATGCAAAGAGCAGCCAGAGTTCCCTGCCCGTGGTCTCGTGGCAAACTGCAGCGCCCTGGAGAAAGATGAAGCTGGGAGACGCAGTCCCTTGGAGCTGGATTCTGACAGTGATGACTCCGTGGACCGAGACATTGAGGAAGCTATCCAAGAGTACCTGAAGGCAAGGGGTGGGGCTTCTGAACCTATGTCCCAAGGGGCCCCCTCTATCCCCGAGCCTGCCCACAGCAGCACCTTGCCCATCCCGTGTCCCTCACAGCTCACTCCCGGCTCAGGTAGTGTTCCTGTGGGAGCCAGTGAAGATCAGGGCTCCACCTCCCCAGCGAGCATGAGCAGCGAGGACTCCTTTGAACAGAGCATCCGAGCTGAAATAGAACAGTTTCTTAATGAGAAAAGACAGCATGAAAACCCGAAGTGTGATGGGTTTGTGGATAAAAAATCCGACCCAAACAACAGCCCTGCCAGACTTAGAGGGAACCGAGAAACCTCAGCCAGGGCAGCTCTGATGGGAACGTGTAAGGAGTTCATCTTCCGAAAACCTCCCAGGTTAACAAAGATGAGCACACAGCAGAGAAACTTCCAGCCTAAGCCCACCACAGAGCCTGAGACCCCAGTGAGCACGAAGCTGACCGCCCACAGACCGGAGGCTGCacagagcaggggtggggtgaggaggagcATGCCTGCCAGGCGCAGCAAGCGCATCAGGAGCTCGGCCCCAGTGCACCAGGCATCAGACTCCAGCAGTGACGACGGCATTGAGGAGGCCATCCAGCTATACCAGCTAGAGAAAACCAGGAAGGAGGCCAGTGGGGACCCACCTCTGAGAGGCCAGCTGAAAGAGGAAAGCCCTGGTAGTGCCCAGCCAAACGCCTTGCCTGAAGCCCACAGGAGACCCCCTAGCAAGAAAAAGCTGGCTGTTCCCAAGGTTATAGACACCACCCAGGGGGTCCTCCACCCTGATCCCCTCTCCAGGCTCCTGACGGATTCGAGAGCCTCTTTACCTCCAGGACACGCAGCTGCCAAGAGTGAAGCTGTGTGCCAGGCCTCACGCCTAGCAGACACATCTACCGAACTGATGTGTGCAGAAGCGATCCTGGACATCTCCAAGACCATTCTGCCAGCCCCCATGGAAGGCAGCGACAGGCCTCCATCCAGGAACCCACTCTTCTGTCCCCAACCCATGCCTCCCCGTTCTGAAGGTGACAGCAGCAACATTGACAGTGATGATAGCATCGAGCAAGAGATCCGAACGTTTTTGGCTCTCAAGGCACAAGTAGGGAGTCCTCAGCCTGCCCAGGGTCCACTGTCTTCGCCTGGCCCCAGTGGCCAGCCTGGCATCCCCAAGGTCCCTTTTGCTAAAACACTAGATCTCCCTCTGGTCTGCAAACGGAAACGGAGAGGTGGAGGAGGCAGCACTACAATGCCCAAGAAAATAAGGGagggtagagaaagtacccaggacgCTGACCACATCCAGGGGAAAGCTCAGCCTGGCCATGACGGGTGGGACCCTCTCGGGCACAACAAAATCACAGAGACCCCAGGAGGAGAGGCTGAAGCCAAGGAACAGCCTGTCATTTCCAGGACAGTTGGGCTCAGTGATACACACCTACCACAAGGGGCCCTCGGGAAGGCCACTGAGAAGGAAAGCTCTGAGGATAAGAGCAGTTCTCTGGACAGTGACGAGGACCTGGACATGGCCATCAAGGACTTGCTAAGATCCAAGCGCAAGTTTAAGAAGAGGTGCCGAGACCCACGGGCTTCCTGTAAGAAGGTCAGATTTGGCAGCACAGAGACTCGGTGTGGGGAGAAGCCGAGCAACCTTCCAGGGGACTGGAAAGACCACAGACAGCAGGCACTACGGAGCTGTCTGCCCAAGTGCAGAGGGGACAATAAAGATGGCCCAGGACGAAGCCCAGGAAGCAGTGTGGCAGAGAAGGCAAAGATGGGTGGCACAGGGGGCGAGGACGCAACCCCTGCCTTTCTCCTCAGGAGGAAAAGTCCAGAAGGGGCTCTTCCCTCTACAGACACAGGAGCCAGTGGCCACCCTCCTTCagcctccagccccacatctgaGGACAGTGCAGTGGACAGTGATGACAGCATCGAGCTGGAGATCAGGAGGTTTTTGGCAGAGAAGGCCAAGGAGTCTATACGCAACACAGAACCTCAAGGGGGACCTGCCAAGCCAGAGATGCCCTGTAGGAAAGACCCAACCCTGGGGTTGCAGCCTGGAGTGTGCACACGGAGCCAAAAAGCCAGGGGAACCCCTCAGCTGGCCGAAGGAAGGAGAGGCCCAGAGAGAGCTCGGACACAGGCAACCGGCCTCTTGAGCCAGTCTGGGAAGGGCACCCTCCGTGCTGAGCAGACCGCCCGCCTCACCACTGCCCTGGGCCGAAGTGAGCCAGCACTACCCAAGAACACCTGCAGGAACAGCTCTGCCAAAGCATCTCCGCCAAGCAGGAAAAGTGCTCACGTTCACAAAGACCATAGCCCACAGGGAAGCCAGACTGCAACGGCAGAAAGTGTGTTCGGTCAGCTGCCCAGTTGTGCCAAAGTGGGTGCCGAGGCTGGAAGCGCCGGGGGTACCTTTCACCTGAACTATGGCAGTCAGAACTTGCTAACCCCCAACCCTGGGTCCCAGGCTGACCTCGTCCTTCCTTGGAGTGACTTTGCACACCAGAGCAGGCTATCCAGCCCATGGGTGCTGAACTCGGGTCAAGGCACAGTGTGGACAGGGGTCTTTAGGGGTGAGAAGGAAAAAGGGGCTACATCACAGGCTGGGGCCCCACCCAGCCTCTCCTCAGGCCCCAGGAAGGGCCTGCCTTTCCTCTCCACCCAGCTCTTCCACTTTGGGAAGAATGTTTCTTGGGGGGGCAAGCAGACCAGCCTCTTCAGCCCCAATCTAGGCTTACCTCTGCAGGCTCCCGCATTCTCAGCCTTCAGGGAGACCCAGCCTGGCCACAACCCTGTATTTGGAAGCCCACACTTgctaatgaaagacagtgggaactGGCCAAGCCGGAAGGCTCAGGGGACCCTGAGACAACAGGACAGGAGGAATTCTGCCTCTGAGGACAAAGTTCTAGACCTGAGATATCGGCACAGGGTTGACAGGGAACCGCAGGACCAGGAGACCTTGGGCAGTGATGCCAGCGAATTCAGTGACACTTCCATGGAGGATGGGGGCAGTGCCACAGTGAGCAGTAAAGGCCTCAAGTTGTGACAGGCATGCCATGCCATGGCTGTGGGAAGCAGTGTCCGTGTCTTGcctgatgtgtgtgcatgcatgcctgtctgtatgtgtgtgactttGTGTTTATGTGCGTGCgtgagcctctgtgtgtgtgtgtgtgtgtgagagagagagagagagagagagagagagagagagagagagagtgtgcctgtgtgttagGCAGCATAGGGTGGAAGTAGGGGATCATGACAGATAAAG contains:
- the Ppp1r26 gene encoding protein phosphatase 1 regulatory subunit 26 isoform X1, with amino-acid sequence MFLMNAPPVVALQSRWEAFGQPRSFCLPDCFSEAKEDGSRASVSARVQMLISTLQRDEAALGMGHERLTQRGQRAERSRDTRLAPKPAVCKEQPEFPARGLVANCSALEKDEAGRRSPLELDSDSDDSVDRDIEEAIQEYLKARGGASEPMSQGAPSIPEPAHSSTLPIPCPSQLTPGSGSVPVGASEDQGSTSPASMSSEDSFEQSIRAEIEQFLNEKRQHENPKCDGFVDKKSDPNNSPARLRGNRETSARAALMGTCKEFIFRKPPRLTKMSTQQRNFQPKPTTEPETPVSTKLTAHRPEAAQSRGGVRRSMPARRSKRIRSSAPVHQASDSSSDDGIEEAIQLYQLEKTRKEASGDPPLRGQLKEESPGSAQPNALPEAHRRPPSKKKLAVPKVIDTTQGVLHPDPLSRLLTDSRASLPPGHAAAKSEAVCQASRLADTSTELMCAEAILDISKTILPAPMEGSDRPPSRNPLFCPQPMPPRSEGDSSNIDSDDSIEQEIRTFLALKAQVGSPQPAQGPLSSPGPSGQPGIPKVPFAKTLDLPLVCKRKRRGGGGSTTMPKKIREGRESTQDADHIQGKAQPGHDGWDPLGHNKITETPGGEAEAKEQPVISRTVGLSDTHLPQGALGKATEKESSEDKSSSLDSDEDLDMAIKDLLRSKRKFKKRCRDPRASCKKVRFGSTETRCGEKPSNLPGDWKDHRQQALRSCLPKCRGDNKDGPGRSPGSSVAEKAKMGGTGGEDATPAFLLRRKSPEGALPSTDTGASGHPPSASSPTSEDSAVDSDDSIELEIRRFLAEKAKESIRNTEPQGGPAKPEMPCRKDPTLGLQPGVCTRSQKARGTPQLAEGRRGPERARTQATGLLSQSGKGTLRAEQTARLTTALGRSEPALPKNTCRNSSAKASPPSRKSAHVHKDHSPQGSQTATAESVFGQLPSCAKVGAEAGSAGGTFHLNYGSQNLLTPNPGSQADLVLPWSDFAHQSRLSSPWVLNSGQGTVWTGVFRGEKEKGATSQAGAPPSLSSGPRKGLPFLSTQLFHFGKNVSWGGKQTSLFSPNLGLPLQAPAFSAFRETQPGHNPVFGSPHLLMKDSGNWPSRKAQGTLRQQDRRNSASEDKVLDLRYRHRVDREPQDQETLGSDASEFSDTSMEDGGSATVSSKGLKL